In Paenibacillus dendritiformis, the DNA window ACGAAGTAAAGGCTTCAATCTGCTTCTGCCGCTCATAAATAAGCGCGAGCACAGGCGTCTGCACTCGGCCTACGGACAGCAGAACGTTATGCTTCGTCGTGAAGGCGCGAGACCCGTTCATCCCTATCAGCCAATCCGCTTCGCTCCGGGCGCTTGCCGCCTTGGTCAGATTATCATACTCCGATCCGTCCTTCAGCTCGGCGAAGCCCCGCCGAATCGTCTCCGGGGTCAGATCGGATATCCAGAGCCGCTTCACCGGATGCTTTAATTTCAAATAACGCTGGATGAGCGAAAAGATATATTGTCCTTCCCTTCCGGCGTCGCAAGCGTTGACCAGCAGATTGCTGCGCTTGGCCAGCTCTGCGATGACCTTCAGTTGATCCTTCGTCTTGCGGTATGCGATCAGCTTGAAGTCGCCGGGTATAATCGGAAGGTCGTTGATATTCCATTTCTTATACTTCATATCATAAGCTTCCGGCTCGGCGAGTCCGACCAAATGCCCGATTGCCCATGTAATGATATAGGTGTCCCCTTCCAGATAGGAACGGTGATTTCTCGCCTTCGGTTCTATGGCGGCAGCGATATTCCGTCCCATATCCGGCTTCTCCGCAATAATCAGCGTCTTCATCTGCTCCCCCCGTCTCTCTGGCGAACGACAGAAAGCCGCGCTATGGATAGCGCAGCTTCTTGCAGCGTTCTCTTCTCTTTATTATTCCTCATTCCGGGCAGGATGACAAGTGATCCGCGAGATACCTGTTCACTTCGCGGGCGGCTTCCCGTCCCTCGTGGATGGCCCAGACGACCAAGCTCTGTCCGCGCCGCATATCTCCGGCGGCAAAGACATTGCTGATTTTCGTCCCGTATTTGCCTCTGACCGCCTTCACATTGGTATGCCGATCCGTATCCAGCTCGAGCTGATCGATGAGCGTCGCCTCCGGTCCGTCGAAGCCGACCGCGATAATCACGAGCTGCGCCGGATAGACCCGCTCCGTTCCCGGGATTGGCCGATACGTCTTCCGTCCCTGCTCGTCGACGATCCGCTCAATCTCAACCGTGTGCAGCTCCTTCACGCGCCCTTCCCCATCGCCGACGAAGCGCGTCGTCATGATGGAAAATTCGCGCGGATCGCGTCCGTACAAGGCCTTCGCTTCCTGGTGCGCATAATCGAGCGTATACACATTCGGGAACTGCGGCCAAGGATTGGCGGCCTCGTCGCGCACGGCCGGAGCCTGTGGACGCGTGCCGAATTGCGTAATGCTGCGGCAGCCGTGGCGCAGCGCGGTCGCTACGCAGTCGGTCCCCGTGTCGCCGCCGCCGATGACGATGACATCCTTGCCTGCCGCCGACAGGTAGCTGCCGTCCTCCAGGCCGGAGTTCAGATAACTCTTAATCGTTCCGTTCAAATAGTCCATCGCATAGTGAATGCCTTCGAGTTGGCTGCCTTCGATGACGAACTCGCGCGGCTTCGTCGCCCCGGCGCACAGCACGACGGCATCATACTGCTCGACCAGCTCGCGGGCCGGAATATCGGTTCCGATCTCGATATTCGTCACGAAGCGGATCCCTTCCTCGGCGAGCAGCCGCACCCGCCGATCCACCACTTCCTTGTCCAGCTTCATCGTCGGAATGCCGTACGTAAGCAGACCCCCGATCCGATCGTCACGCTCGTATACCGTGACGGAATGCCCGGCCTGATTGAGCTCATCCGCGCAGGCCAATCCCGCCGGTCCCGATCCGACGACCGCGACCCGCTTGCCGGACCGGCGCTGCGGAGGCTTCGCCGTCACCCAGCCTTCGCGGAAGCCGCGTTCGATAATCTCTTCCTCGATGGACTTGATCGTGACCGGCTCGCCGATGAGCCCTACCGTACACGACCCTTCGCATGGCGCCGGACAAACCCTTCCCGTAAATTCGGGGAAGTTATTCGTGGCCTGAAGCCGTTCGAGCGCTTCCCGCCATAGCCCGCGGTACACGAGATGATTCCACTCCGGAATCAGATTGTTCACCGGGCAGCCGGAGGTGCCGGACGCCAGCTCCATCCCCGTATGGCAGTAGGGCGTGCCGCAATCCATGCAGCGGGACGCCTGGGTCCGCAGTTCCTCTTCGGACAAGCGAAGATGGAATTCCTTCCAATCCAGCACCCGTTCAGCCGGGTCCCGTTCCGCTTGTATTTGTCGAGAATATTCCATAAATCCGTTCGGCGTTGACATGCTGACTCCTCCATCCGTTCGCGTAGCAATCGCGAAGCCTTTTTCGCAATTGTGCCGATTGATGACATGTCCGGACATCGGACGTTCCGGCATGTGTGTGCCAATGATCGTACCTTAAACGCTGTCCCGGAACATATGGAGTCGATCACGAATGATTTGCATTTCAATACATATGGAAATGGTCACTGCCCGCTCGCTGAGCTGGTCTCGCGTCACGCTTCCTTCCGAACGTAGGTCTGAAAACGGTGCGGATACCGGTTCTTCTCGTCGACCGGTCCCTCGGCCTCCCCCGCCAGTTCCCAGAGCGACTCGTCATAAGCCGGAAAATATTCGTCCCCCTCGAATTCGGCGTCGATCCGCGTCACCAGCAGCTTGTCCGCATAAGGAAGGAACTCGCGGTATATTTGGGCGCCGCCCATCACCATCATTTCCTCCTCCGCCGCCAGCGGCAGCACGGACCCGATATGATGCATGACTTCCGCATCGGGCACGGTCCAATCCGGGTTGCGGGTCAGCACAATATTGCGCCGGTTCGGCAGCGCCTTCCCCAGCGACTCATACGTCTTGCGCCCCATGACGACCGTCTTCCCCTGCGTCATCGCCTTGAAATAAGCCATATCGCTCGGCAGCCGCCATGGCATCCCGTTGTCCTTGCCAATAAGACGGCGCTTGTCCATCGCCCAGATCATCGTTACCGGCATCGCGGTGCGTCTCCCTTCTGTCTCTTTTATTCCATAATAAAGGCTCCCGATACTATCTTCTATAGTCCCCGTCGTCATTCGCGTCTTGAGCTGCTGTTCAAAGCCTATACCGCAACCGTCGCCTTAATCGTCGGATGATGCTGGTAGTCCACGAATTCGAAATCGTCGAACCGGTAATCGAAGATCGTATCCGGCTTGCGCTTGATGACCAGCTTCGGAAGCGGCAGCGGCTCCCGCTCCAACTGGGTCTTCACCTGCTCCATATGGTTCGAATAAATGTGAACGTCGCCGCCGC includes these proteins:
- a CDS encoding glutamate synthase subunit beta — encoded protein: MSTPNGFMEYSRQIQAERDPAERVLDWKEFHLRLSEEELRTQASRCMDCGTPYCHTGMELASGTSGCPVNNLIPEWNHLVYRGLWREALERLQATNNFPEFTGRVCPAPCEGSCTVGLIGEPVTIKSIEEEIIERGFREGWVTAKPPQRRSGKRVAVVGSGPAGLACADELNQAGHSVTVYERDDRIGGLLTYGIPTMKLDKEVVDRRVRLLAEEGIRFVTNIEIGTDIPARELVEQYDAVVLCAGATKPREFVIEGSQLEGIHYAMDYLNGTIKSYLNSGLEDGSYLSAAGKDVIVIGGGDTGTDCVATALRHGCRSITQFGTRPQAPAVRDEAANPWPQFPNVYTLDYAHQEAKALYGRDPREFSIMTTRFVGDGEGRVKELHTVEIERIVDEQGRKTYRPIPGTERVYPAQLVIIAVGFDGPEATLIDQLELDTDRHTNVKAVRGKYGTKISNVFAAGDMRRGQSLVVWAIHEGREAAREVNRYLADHLSSCPE
- a CDS encoding dihydrofolate reductase; the encoded protein is MPVTMIWAMDKRRLIGKDNGMPWRLPSDMAYFKAMTQGKTVVMGRKTYESLGKALPNRRNIVLTRNPDWTVPDAEVMHHIGSVLPLAAEEEMMVMGGAQIYREFLPYADKLLVTRIDAEFEGDEYFPAYDESLWELAGEAEGPVDEKNRYPHRFQTYVRKEA